DNA from Actinoplanes sp. SE50/110:
TGCCCACCCGTTCGACCACTCCCTCCGGGCTGCCGGTGCGCACTCCGGCCGCGGGTGAGTCGCCGGCCGCTCCCGCGGCTGACCAGCCGCCGGCCGCCTACCAGGCGCCGGGCGTGCCCGGTGTGCCCGGCGGGCTGCCCGGCCGTACTCCGGCCGGCAGCGGTTCGGCCACGCCCGGGTGGAATTCGGACTCCATGCCGTTCGGGCCGGAGAACGATCCGCGCGGGCCGTTGCAGGACCTGAACGCGCCGCTCCCGGTGCGGACTCCGATGGCCAACACCCCGCCGATCCCCGAGCACGTCAAGCCGTACGACCCGGCCGAGGCCCAGGTCGACCCGAACTGGGCGGCGATCGGCGGCGGCCGGGCCGGTGACCCGGCGAGCCCGGGGGCTCCAGCCCCGTCCGGCCTCGGTGCTCCGGCGGGTCCCGGCGCATCGTCCGGGCTCGGCGCGCCGGCTGCCGCTCCGCTGCCGTCGCGTGGCGGTTCGGATCTGCCCCGGCGCCAGCCCGGTCAGGCGGCCGGGCCCAGCCAGACGACGTCGTTCTCCGGGTTCACCAATGCACGGACGATGCCCGGCTCCGCCTCCGCCCCGCCGCCCGGCTTCCCGCAGGGGCCCGCCTCTCCGCAGGCCGCGGCCGCGCAGAGCGCACCGGCCCCGGGTGGTCCAGGCCTGGGCTCGCCGGCTCTCGGTGCCCCGGGTTCGGGCGCGCCGTCCCCCGGTGCGGCTTCGCCCGGTGGATCGAACGGTGGGCTGCCCCGCCGTCAGGTCACTCCGCCTTCGGAGCGGCCGGCGTCGATGGCGGCCGCCGCGCAGGCGCTCACCGGTGGGCACACGCCCGCTCCGGATCCCGGCCTCGCGCAGCGGGATGTTCCACCGGCGGACCGATTCGGGCCGTCCGGGCCCGCGCCGGCGCTGCCGCAGCGTTCTGATCTCGGGCAGGGCGGCGGTGACCGACCGGCGCCCGGCGGGCGTCCCGGCCTGCTGCCGCCGGTGATCCCCGGCGCTCCCGGTGCGGACCGTGGCGGCATTCCCGGTGGCTACGGCGGCGCTTCCGGTCCCGGCACGCCGGGGTCCGGCCTCGGCCCGTCCGGGGCGCCCGTGTCCGGCTCCGGTCCGTCCGGCTTCCCCGAGGGGCGACCCGCTCCGGCCGCTGCCGGCGCTCCGGCTCCGGCTGCTGCCGCTGCTCCGGTTTCGGCTCCGGCTGTTCCCGGCATCCCGATCTCGGCTCCGCCTGCTCCGGGTGCTCCGGTTTCACCCCCGCCCGCTCCCGATGCCCCCGTTTCGGGGCCGGCTGCTCCCGGTGTCCCGGTTTCGGCTGCTCTCGGCGCGCCGATCTCCGGTGCGGCTGCTCCCGGCGTCCCCCTTTCGGGTGCCGGCACTCCGGGCGTGGCCAACGGCTTGCCCGCAGCCACCGGCAGTCCTGCCTCGGCGTATGCCGCTCCCGGCAGTCCTGCCTCGGCGTATGCCATTCCGACCGGTCCTGCTCCGGCTTACGCGCCGTCCATCCCCGCCGGCTACAGCTCCCCGCCAGCCGGCTACACCGGTCCTTCCACACCCGTTCCCGGCGGTTACAGCGCCCCCGCGGTGCCCGCTCCGGGAGGTTACGGCGCTCCGGCCTCGGATGGCTACGGTGCTTCGCCGGTGTCCGGTCCGGGCGGTCACGGCGGGACCTCAGCGCCGGCGCCAGCCGCCTACAGCGCTCCGACGGCGCCCGGCCCGGCCTTCGGGATGCCGCCGCAGGGCAGCCCGGCCTCGGCGTATGCCAGTCAGGCCCACGCCACACAGATCATCTCGCTGACCCCGCAGACCACGGCCGCGCCGACCTCCGGCGCCTCCGGTCTGGGCATCGCGGGGTCGTCGACCGGTGGCAGCTCCGGGCAGGGCGGCCGGGCGCGGGAGGACTTCGTCCCGGCCAACGAGACCGAGCGGGAGCTGCAGGACGCCGCGGACGCCGGGAACACCGACGTCTTCCTCTCCACGCTGCTGCTGGCGCACGTCCTGGTCCCGGTGGCCCACCACTCCCGCCCGGGCAGCGCGCCCGGCGAGTCCGGCTTCGCGTTCCAGCCGGAGGAGGTCGAGGGCGAGAAGTTCCTGGTCGTCTTCACCAGCAAGGACCGGCTGTCCGAGCATTTCGGCGAGCCGACCCGCACGGTGGGCGTCCGGTTCTACGAGCTGATCCGCAACTGGCCCGACCCGAACTGGTCGTTCGCCGTCAACCCGGGCACCCCGGTCGGCGCGAAGTATCCGGGCACCCAGATCATCGCGCTCGCGAACTGGGCGACCGAGGCCGGTCTCGGCGCCGAGCCGATCGAGTCGCCGTCCGCCGAGGAGCCGGCCGCTGTCGTGCCGGCCCCGGAGCCGGCCAGCGACGAGGCGCAGCACGCCACGGTCATGCAGAAGACGATCGCCGCCGGCCAGGTCGACTACTACCTGGACCGGGGCTACGACCGGGTGGCCGGTTTCGTGCACCGCGCGTCCGAGGTCGAGCATCTGCGCACCCCGGCGGAGCTGTTCGGTGCGCTGGGCCTCAGCTACGACGGTTCGCCGTTCCAGGCGGATGCCAAGGAGGCGTTCGTGCTGCGCTGGCCGGCATTCCGGCCCAGCCTGTACCGGATTCCCTACGGCGGACAGAACGAGCAGGCGCTGCGTGCCATGGACGGCTGGGTGATCGAGCGGCCGCCGTTCCGGGGCAACGGCTTCGCCCCGGGTGAGGGCCGCGACGTGATCGCCGAGTTCAAGGTGGACAGTGTGCGGCTGCCGCACGGCGCCCAGTTGTGGCGTCTGGACGCGGACGGCAACGAACGCATGGTGGCGATCTTCGACGCGGACGGACCGCTCTGGCGCCGGGTGGGTGAGCAGTGATGCGTGACGGTTACGTGGTGTCCTGGCAGGGTCAGGAGTACGACGCGGTGCCCGACGGCGACAGGGTGCGGATCTACACGGCCCAGGCGACGGAGGGTTTCGCCGAGGTCAAGCCCGGGCGGTACGTGCGGGTGCTGGAGCCGGACGAGTACGACGAGGTGGCGTACGTCCGGACCATGTGCACCTGGCGGGGAGAGCCGTTCATCGTGCTCGCCGAGGCGGACACCTGGCTGCGGCTGGAGTACACCGGCGGGCGTGCGCCGGTGGCCCGCCGGCTCGGGCTGGAGGAGTTCGACTACGGCGTCTACCAGGGCTGGGCCCCGGCGAACGAGATTCGCGACCGGTACGAGCACCGGGTCTGAGCGAACCGGAACCGGCCGCCGGAAAGCCACGAGCGGCCGGCGGACGGGTGGGCGCGGCTAGGGCGTCTTCAGCCAGCGGAGGATCTCGCCGGTGACGAAGTCCGGCGCCTCCTGGTGGATGAAGTGCCCGGCACCGGGCAGCAGCCGCCACTCGTACGGCGCGGTCACATACCGCCCGGAGCCCTGCGCCGTGCGCGGCAGGATGGCCGTGTCCAGGGAACCGTGCAGCTGCAGGGTGGGCATCCCGAGCGGCTGCTGCATCAGCTTCACGAAGCGGTAGCCCTGCAGCCGGAGGGCACTGCGCGCCACCCACCGGTACGCCTCCAGGGCGCAGAACGACGCCTGCGGGATCTGCATGGCCTGCCGGCAGCGGTACGAGTAGTCGGCGAACTCCGGGGTGGCCGCCCACTCCGGGCTGCTCCAGTGCTGCATGAGTTCGCCGATGAGCGCCGCGTCGTCACGGGTCAGGACATGCTCGTACCGCGGAACCTGGAATTTGAGAATCGTGGCGGAAGCCGC
Protein-coding regions in this window:
- a CDS encoding SseB family protein, translating into MAQSYAWGEVDVSEWEPVTDAEVAMRDALRTDDQESYFRILAGVELLLPVSADALAGLAPLGWGTWSTGGRTHVLAFTSQEALRACLSDYTGASRRVAYAELANTWPNLEWWLAVNPGLPIEGYLPAWFVAQLARGDLRLPTRGPGREVHGTSKIQELGAAALAAKRAGEGPGGPTHETSAAAASGGPGHPAGPGGASGVGSRPPQPGAVPSSLPQRGAPVPAGAAQFGPGGQLGAGPGGSGGQFAAAPGGSGGELGGAPGGQPGGAPMNTPSGLPVRAPSLPTRSTTPSGLPVRTPAAGESPAAPAADQPPAAYQAPGVPGVPGGLPGRTPAGSGSATPGWNSDSMPFGPENDPRGPLQDLNAPLPVRTPMANTPPIPEHVKPYDPAEAQVDPNWAAIGGGRAGDPASPGAPAPSGLGAPAGPGASSGLGAPAAAPLPSRGGSDLPRRQPGQAAGPSQTTSFSGFTNARTMPGSASAPPPGFPQGPASPQAAAAQSAPAPGGPGLGSPALGAPGSGAPSPGAASPGGSNGGLPRRQVTPPSERPASMAAAAQALTGGHTPAPDPGLAQRDVPPADRFGPSGPAPALPQRSDLGQGGGDRPAPGGRPGLLPPVIPGAPGADRGGIPGGYGGASGPGTPGSGLGPSGAPVSGSGPSGFPEGRPAPAAAGAPAPAAAAAPVSAPAVPGIPISAPPAPGAPVSPPPAPDAPVSGPAAPGVPVSAALGAPISGAAAPGVPLSGAGTPGVANGLPAATGSPASAYAAPGSPASAYAIPTGPAPAYAPSIPAGYSSPPAGYTGPSTPVPGGYSAPAVPAPGGYGAPASDGYGASPVSGPGGHGGTSAPAPAAYSAPTAPGPAFGMPPQGSPASAYASQAHATQIISLTPQTTAAPTSGASGLGIAGSSTGGSSGQGGRAREDFVPANETERELQDAADAGNTDVFLSTLLLAHVLVPVAHHSRPGSAPGESGFAFQPEEVEGEKFLVVFTSKDRLSEHFGEPTRTVGVRFYELIRNWPDPNWSFAVNPGTPVGAKYPGTQIIALANWATEAGLGAEPIESPSAEEPAAVVPAPEPASDEAQHATVMQKTIAAGQVDYYLDRGYDRVAGFVHRASEVEHLRTPAELFGALGLSYDGSPFQADAKEAFVLRWPAFRPSLYRIPYGGQNEQALRAMDGWVIERPPFRGNGFAPGEGRDVIAEFKVDSVRLPHGAQLWRLDADGNERMVAIFDADGPLWRRVGEQ
- a CDS encoding alpha/beta fold hydrolase; translation: MDESVVMAEGPWTHRFVGANGSRFHVAEMGSGPLVLFLHGFPEFWWAWHDIMTRVADAGYRAAAIDLRGYGHSDKPPRGYDGYTMAADVTGLIRALGERSATIVGAGAGGMIGWAAAAFHPKLVNRLVVLGAAHPLRLRAALFADPRGQFAASATILKFQVPRYEHVLTRDDAALIGELMQHWSSPEWAATPEFADYSYRCRQAMQIPQASFCALEAYRWVARSALRLQGYRFVKLMQQPLGMPTLQLHGSLDTAILPRTAQGSGRYVTAPYEWRLLPGAGHFIHQEAPDFVTGEILRWLKTP